The following are encoded in a window of Sphingobium sp. AP49 genomic DNA:
- a CDS encoding glutathione S-transferase family protein produces the protein MPVDPHAEIEITGFAWVPDFARGYVRDLRPRWACEEAGLPYRERLVDFETAKGSDYRREQPFGQVPAYRDAEVAMFESGAMVLRIGERATTLVPRDTAGRLRVLTWVTAALNSVEPFVFDLVAIDTFNPDAEWARLRRPQVIDTLHGRLGDLSGWLGDKDYLEGDFTAADIIMATVLREVSDTALMAQFPALSAYRDRCIARPAFQRALDAQLASFRKEAQPA, from the coding sequence ATGCCCGTCGATCCGCATGCCGAGATCGAGATTACCGGCTTTGCCTGGGTGCCCGATTTTGCCCGGGGCTATGTGCGCGACCTGCGCCCGCGCTGGGCTTGCGAGGAAGCGGGCCTGCCCTATCGCGAGCGGCTGGTCGATTTCGAGACGGCCAAGGGCAGCGACTATCGCCGCGAACAGCCCTTTGGCCAGGTGCCCGCCTATCGCGATGCCGAAGTCGCCATGTTCGAGAGCGGCGCGATGGTGCTGCGCATCGGCGAACGCGCCACGACATTGGTGCCGCGCGATACCGCCGGCCGGCTGCGGGTGCTGACCTGGGTGACGGCCGCGCTCAACAGCGTCGAACCCTTCGTGTTCGACCTGGTCGCGATCGACACCTTCAACCCTGATGCCGAATGGGCCAGGCTACGCCGCCCGCAGGTAATCGACACGCTGCACGGCCGGCTGGGCGACCTGTCGGGCTGGCTTGGCGACAAAGATTATCTGGAAGGCGATTTCACCGCCGCCGACATCATCATGGCGACGGTGCTGCGCGAAGTGTCGGATACGGCGCTGATGGCGCAATTCCCTGCCCTGTCCGCCTATCGCGATCGCTGCATCGCCCGGCCCGCCTTCCAGCGCGCGCTCGACGCCCAGCTCGCCTCCTTCCGCAAGGAAGCGCAGCCGGCTTAG
- a CDS encoding MarR family transcriptional regulator, translated as MTHQQTLFVRDHCLCLATQRAARSLSRRFDEAFRPFGITSGQFSLMNALNRPEPPSVGSVAQLLAMDRTTLTANIKPLERDGLVRPAVDAADRRVRRLALTDQGRTILAQAMPVWIAVHGAIDAELAGQGDLRAGLAALA; from the coding sequence GTGACCCATCAGCAGACCCTGTTCGTGCGTGACCATTGCCTGTGCCTGGCGACGCAGCGGGCGGCGCGCAGCCTGTCCCGGCGCTTCGACGAGGCATTTCGGCCCTTTGGCATCACCAGCGGGCAATTCTCGCTGATGAATGCCCTCAACCGGCCCGAGCCGCCGTCGGTCGGATCGGTCGCGCAGCTGCTGGCGATGGATCGCACCACCTTGACCGCCAATATCAAGCCGCTGGAGCGCGACGGGCTGGTCCGGCCGGCGGTCGATGCGGCCGATCGGCGGGTACGGCGGCTGGCGCTGACCGATCAGGGGCGGACGATCCTGGCGCAGGCCATGCCGGTGTGGATCGCGGTTCATGGCGCGATCGATGCGGAACTGGCCGGGCAGGGGGATTTGCGGGCCGGCCTGGCCGCGCTGGCTTGA
- a CDS encoding DUF1622 domain-containing protein, whose amino-acid sequence MALEEFVHLTAEYIALIVNLLAIAAIAIGSIQGAIGLSGLLLFHADSEKLAPVWLSFGRWLVAGLTFQLASDIVETSIAPSWADIGKLAAIAGIRTFLNYFLDKDMAELRERHHRTKEGLATE is encoded by the coding sequence ATGGCACTGGAAGAATTCGTCCATCTGACGGCGGAATATATTGCGCTGATCGTCAACCTGCTCGCAATCGCGGCGATTGCGATCGGCTCCATCCAGGGGGCGATCGGCCTTAGCGGCCTGCTTCTGTTTCACGCCGATTCGGAGAAATTGGCGCCGGTCTGGCTGAGCTTTGGCCGTTGGCTGGTTGCCGGTCTGACCTTCCAGCTTGCGTCCGACATCGTCGAAACCAGCATTGCGCCAAGCTGGGCCGATATCGGCAAGCTGGCGGCGATCGCCGGCATCCGGACCTTCCTCAACTATTTCCTCGACAAGGACATGGCTGAGCTGCGCGAACGCCATCACCGGACGAAGGAAGGCCTCGCCACGGAATGA
- a CDS encoding L,D-transpeptidase family protein, which translates to MKSHLLGLTLLCAACNVSTTDANDSASAPPSSGNGTAPAAPDPSAAYTFQTVEEPDGKPWQPSPILQAQVALDRWGFSPGVIDGKDGMSFKAALRGFQEANRLPVTGDYDQKTAAALLEGEAKPTTWLVRIPDGFARGPFFDIPKGLNQQAGLPALTYRNLLEKLAERFHTTPEVLTAMNPPNTKVVAGATIRVPAIANQPVARIEGDERGWGETLASLGVAKDQPQADHLVVDKSEGLLKVYGADNRMIAQFPVTTGSQHDPLPLGQWTIKGISRNPEFHYNPDLFWDAASKDQKAVLKPGPNGPVGVVWIDLSKDHYGIHGTPEPQLIGRTESHGCIRLTNWDAARLAQMVKSGVKATFQA; encoded by the coding sequence TTGAAAAGCCATCTGCTTGGCCTGACGCTGTTGTGCGCAGCGTGTAATGTTTCCACCACGGACGCCAATGATAGTGCATCGGCGCCGCCCTCGTCCGGCAATGGCACGGCACCGGCCGCGCCCGATCCATCGGCGGCCTATACCTTTCAGACGGTCGAGGAGCCGGACGGCAAACCCTGGCAACCCAGTCCGATATTGCAGGCACAGGTGGCGCTCGACCGCTGGGGCTTCTCGCCCGGCGTGATCGACGGCAAGGACGGGATGAGCTTTAAGGCGGCGTTGCGCGGCTTCCAGGAAGCGAACAGGCTGCCCGTCACCGGCGACTATGACCAGAAGACTGCGGCTGCGCTGCTGGAGGGGGAGGCGAAGCCGACCACCTGGCTGGTGCGCATTCCCGACGGCTTTGCCCGCGGCCCCTTTTTCGACATTCCCAAGGGGTTGAACCAACAGGCGGGCCTGCCCGCGCTCACCTATCGCAACCTGCTCGAAAAACTGGCGGAGCGCTTCCACACCACGCCTGAAGTGCTGACCGCCATGAACCCGCCCAATACCAAGGTCGTCGCCGGAGCGACGATCCGCGTGCCGGCGATCGCAAACCAGCCGGTGGCCCGGATCGAGGGGGACGAGCGCGGTTGGGGCGAGACGCTGGCCAGCCTGGGCGTCGCCAAGGATCAGCCCCAGGCGGACCATCTGGTGGTCGACAAGTCGGAAGGTCTGCTCAAGGTCTATGGCGCGGACAACCGGATGATCGCGCAATTCCCGGTCACCACGGGGTCACAGCATGATCCGCTGCCGCTGGGGCAATGGACGATCAAGGGGATCAGCCGCAATCCCGAATTCCACTATAATCCCGACCTGTTCTGGGATGCCGCGTCGAAGGACCAGAAGGCGGTGCTGAAACCCGGCCCCAACGGCCCGGTCGGCGTCGTGTGGATCGATCTGTCCAAGGATCATTACGGCATCCATGGCACGCCCGAGCCGCAACTGATCGGCCGCACCGAAAGCCATGGCTGCATCCGCCTCACCAACTGGGACGCCGCGCGGCTGGCGCAGATGGTGAAGAGCGGCGTCAAGGCGACGTTCCAGGCATGA
- a CDS encoding M23 family metallopeptidase has protein sequence MKVRLWSGIACALLLCIGFVHFCVRIVPADAPVQSVTSAPQAASVHGALLIPVEGVPPSALTDTFAQARAGGARPHDAIDIMAARGRAVLAAADGRIEKIFWSEAGGRTLYERAPDGRTVYYYAHLDGYAPGLHEGQAIRRGQRIATVGSTGNADPAAPHLHFAVNRMAPGDPWYGGRPVNPYPLLVGR, from the coding sequence ATGAAGGTTCGGCTGTGGAGCGGTATCGCGTGCGCGCTGCTGCTCTGCATTGGCTTCGTGCATTTCTGCGTGCGGATCGTCCCGGCCGATGCGCCGGTGCAATCTGTTACATCCGCGCCGCAAGCTGCCTCCGTCCATGGCGCGTTGTTGATCCCGGTGGAGGGCGTGCCGCCCTCGGCGCTCACCGACACCTTCGCCCAGGCACGCGCGGGCGGCGCCCGGCCGCATGATGCGATCGACATCATGGCGGCGCGGGGCAGGGCGGTGCTGGCGGCTGCCGATGGCCGGATCGAGAAGATATTCTGGAGCGAGGCCGGCGGCCGAACCCTCTATGAACGCGCGCCCGACGGGCGGACCGTCTATTATTATGCCCATCTCGACGGCTATGCGCCGGGGCTGCACGAAGGGCAGGCGATCAGGCGCGGGCAGCGGATCGCGACCGTCGGCAGTACCGGCAATGCCGATCCTGCCGCCCCCCATCTGCATTTCGCCGTCAATCGCATGGCGCCGGGCGACCCCTGGTATGGAGGGCGTCCGGTCAATCCCTATCCGCTGCTGGTCGGGCGATGA
- the efp gene encoding elongation factor P translates to MKISGVDIRPGNNIEYEGGLWRAVKIQHTQPGKGGAYMQVELKNLIDGRKNNVRFRSAESVERIRLDTKDFQYLYAEGDMLVFMDQETYEQINLPAELLGDAAAFLQDGMMVVLEMYEERPISVQLPETIEATVVEADAVVKGQTASASYKPAILDNGVRVMVPPHIVSGTRIVVDVYAREYVKRAD, encoded by the coding sequence ATGAAGATCAGCGGCGTGGACATTCGTCCCGGCAACAATATCGAATATGAGGGTGGCCTGTGGCGCGCCGTCAAGATTCAGCACACCCAGCCCGGCAAGGGCGGCGCCTATATGCAGGTGGAGCTGAAGAACCTGATCGACGGCCGCAAGAATAATGTCCGCTTCCGCTCCGCTGAGAGCGTCGAGCGCATCCGCCTCGACACCAAGGATTTCCAGTATCTCTATGCCGAAGGCGACATGCTCGTCTTCATGGACCAGGAAACCTACGAACAGATCAATCTGCCGGCCGAACTGCTGGGCGACGCCGCGGCCTTCCTGCAGGACGGCATGATGGTTGTGCTCGAAATGTATGAAGAGCGTCCGATCAGCGTCCAGCTGCCCGAAACCATCGAGGCGACGGTCGTGGAGGCCGATGCCGTGGTCAAGGGACAGACCGCCTCGGCCAGCTACAAGCCCGCGATCCTCGACAATGGCGTCCGCGTCATGGTGCCCCCGCATATCGTCAGCGGCACCCGCATCGTCGTCGATGTCTATGCGCGCGAATATGTGAAGCGGGCCGACTGA
- a CDS encoding inositol monophosphatase family protein, with translation MVSHSGLLTVMERAARKAGSKLRRDFGEVEHLQVSRKGPADFVSKADKQAEQTLVEELRKARPDWGFLLEEGGVIEGDPNKPRWIIDPLDGTTNFLHGIPHFAISIAVEEPLFGGKREVTSGLIYQPVTDESYWAEKNRGAWRHDQRLRVSARRDLADCLIATGIPFMGHGNMAEWARIFGAVAPSVAGLRRFGAASLDLAHVASGRYDGFWESGLQPWDVAAGILMVREAGGFVSDFRGGDQMIDRKEVIAGNDTTHSKLHKLVAGALR, from the coding sequence ATGGTATCCCATTCCGGCCTTCTCACCGTCATGGAACGCGCCGCCCGCAAGGCCGGCTCCAAGCTGCGCCGCGACTTCGGCGAGGTCGAGCATCTGCAGGTCAGCCGCAAGGGGCCGGCGGACTTCGTGTCCAAGGCCGACAAGCAGGCCGAACAGACGCTGGTCGAGGAACTGCGCAAGGCGCGGCCCGACTGGGGCTTCCTGCTGGAAGAGGGCGGGGTGATCGAGGGCGATCCCAACAAGCCGCGCTGGATCATCGATCCGCTCGACGGCACCACCAACTTTCTGCACGGCATTCCGCACTTTGCCATCTCGATCGCGGTCGAGGAGCCGCTGTTCGGCGGCAAGCGCGAAGTGACCTCCGGCCTCATCTACCAGCCGGTCACCGACGAAAGCTATTGGGCGGAGAAGAATCGCGGCGCCTGGCGTCATGACCAGCGCCTGCGCGTCTCGGCGCGCCGCGACCTGGCCGACTGCCTGATCGCGACCGGCATCCCGTTCATGGGTCATGGCAATATGGCCGAATGGGCACGCATTTTCGGTGCGGTCGCTCCCTCGGTTGCCGGATTGCGCCGCTTTGGCGCGGCGTCGCTCGATCTCGCCCATGTCGCCTCGGGCCGTTATGACGGTTTCTGGGAAAGCGGGCTGCAGCCCTGGGACGTGGCCGCTGGCATCCTGATGGTGCGTGAGGCCGGTGGCTTCGTCAGCGACTTCCGCGGTGGCGACCAGATGATCGACCGCAAGGAAGTGATCGCGGGCAATGATACGACCCACAGCAAGCTGCACAAGCTGGTGGCCGGCGCGCTGCGCTAA
- a CDS encoding NADH-quinone oxidoreductase subunit A, which translates to MVDLSQYLPILIFLGIALLLSGTFVFLPMLVGRLTGAHKPDPAKLSEYECGFPSFEEPRSQFDVRFYLVAILFIIFDLEAAFLFPWAVSLDQIGWAGWATMMIFIAELVLGLVYAWKKGALDWE; encoded by the coding sequence TTGGTCGATCTCAGCCAATATCTGCCGATCCTGATCTTTCTCGGGATCGCCTTGCTGCTTTCCGGCACCTTCGTCTTTCTGCCGATGCTGGTTGGCCGCCTGACCGGTGCGCACAAGCCCGATCCTGCAAAGCTCAGCGAATATGAGTGCGGCTTTCCTTCGTTTGAAGAGCCCCGCAGTCAGTTCGACGTGCGTTTCTATCTGGTCGCCATTCTCTTCATCATCTTCGATCTTGAAGCGGCGTTCCTGTTTCCGTGGGCGGTTAGCCTTGACCAGATCGGCTGGGCCGGCTGGGCGACGATGATGATCTTCATAGCGGAGCTGGTGCTCGGCCTCGTCTATGCGTGGAAGAAGGGAGCACTCGATTGGGAGTAG
- a CDS encoding NADH-quinone oxidoreductase subunit B — protein sequence MPPMGTQPDQAFFDSLNSEVNDKGFLITSTEELFQWARTGSLWWMTFGLACCAVEMIHVNMPRYDMERFGAAPRASPRQSDVMIVAGTLCNKMAPALRKVYDQMSNPKYVISMGSCANGGGYYHYSYSVVRGCDRIVPVDIYVPGCPPTAEALLYGIMQLQRKIRRIGTIER from the coding sequence ATGCCGCCGATGGGGACGCAGCCCGACCAGGCCTTCTTCGACTCGCTCAACAGCGAAGTGAATGACAAGGGTTTCCTGATCACCTCGACCGAGGAACTGTTCCAGTGGGCGCGTACCGGCTCGCTGTGGTGGATGACCTTCGGCCTGGCCTGCTGCGCCGTGGAGATGATCCACGTCAACATGCCGCGCTACGACATGGAGCGCTTCGGTGCCGCACCGCGTGCGTCCCCGCGCCAGTCGGACGTGATGATCGTCGCGGGCACGCTGTGCAACAAGATGGCCCCGGCGCTGCGCAAGGTCTACGACCAGATGTCCAACCCGAAATATGTGATTTCGATGGGCAGCTGCGCCAATGGCGGTGGCTATTACCACTATAGCTATTCGGTCGTCCGTGGCTGTGACCGCATCGTGCCGGTCGACATCTATGTGCCGGGCTGCCCGCCCACTGCCGAAGCTCTGCTTTACGGCATCATGCAGCTGCAGCGGAAGATCCGCCGGATCGGGACGATTGAGCGTTAA
- a CDS encoding NADH-quinone oxidoreductase subunit C, with product MGHSAPKIVNPEGIAEEIGALLGSMLIETIDHADELTFVVARDELANAMVALRDMAHYQQLMEIAGVDYPERPDRFEVCYHLLSVTRNHRVRVKVSTDEDTPVPTVTHLWPVAGWLEREVFDMYGVIFDGNTDLRRILTDYGFKGHPQRKDFPLTGYVELRYSEEDKRVVYEPVKLAQDFRSFDFMSPWEGAQYVLPGDEKAAAPAAPAPAAAPTPKATESKADTGAGDAANKKAEEKSADAPAKPAAETDEGKGAAKPEGKA from the coding sequence ATGGGCCATTCTGCACCCAAGATCGTGAACCCGGAAGGGATCGCCGAGGAAATCGGCGCCCTGCTGGGGTCTATGCTGATCGAAACCATCGATCATGCCGACGAGCTGACCTTCGTTGTCGCGCGCGACGAACTGGCCAATGCCATGGTCGCGCTGCGCGACATGGCGCATTACCAGCAGCTGATGGAAATCGCCGGCGTCGACTATCCGGAACGTCCGGACCGGTTCGAGGTCTGCTATCATCTGCTCAGCGTCACGCGGAACCACCGCGTCCGCGTCAAGGTGTCGACCGACGAGGATACGCCGGTGCCGACCGTGACGCATCTCTGGCCGGTCGCCGGCTGGCTGGAGCGCGAAGTGTTCGACATGTATGGCGTCATCTTCGACGGCAACACCGACCTGCGCCGCATCCTGACCGACTATGGCTTCAAGGGCCATCCGCAGCGCAAGGACTTCCCGCTGACCGGCTATGTCGAGCTGCGCTATTCCGAGGAAGACAAGCGCGTCGTCTATGAGCCGGTGAAGCTGGCCCAGGACTTCCGCAGCTTCGACTTCATGTCGCCCTGGGAAGGTGCGCAATATGTGCTGCCGGGCGACGAGAAGGCGGCGGCCCCTGCCGCTCCTGCGCCCGCAGCCGCGCCCACGCCCAAGGCGACGGAAAGCAAGGCCGATACCGGTGCTGGCGATGCCGCCAACAAGAAGGCCGAGGAAAAGTCGGCCGACGCGCCGGCCAAGCCCGCCGCTGAAACCGATGAAGGCAAGGGGGCTGCCAAGCCCGAAGGTAAGGCCTGA
- a CDS encoding NADH-quinone oxidoreductase subunit D: MSDYLEKMDHVTDAADPSYGDTEIQNYTINFGPQHPAAHGVLRLVMELDGEIVERCDPHVGLLHRGTEKLIEYKTYMQALPYFDRLDYCSPLGMEHSYVLAVEKLLNLEVPLRAQYLRVFFAELTRICNHMLNLGSHVMDVGAMTPNLWLFEIREDCLNFFERASGARMHSAYFRPGGVHQDVPLKLLTDIADWLDTRLPRLFEDAMSLVVDNRIFKQRNVDISIVSKEDALKWGFSGPMLRGSGIAWDIRKAQPYDVYDRMDFDVPVGTAYDCYDRFMVRVEEVRQSARIMKQCLSEMPEGPIASFDRKVSPPKRGEMKRDMEALIHHFKLYTEGFHVPAGEVYVATESPKGEFGVYLVSDGSNKPYRCKIRPTAFSHLQAMDFMMKGHMLADTTAVLGAMDIVFGECDR; encoded by the coding sequence ATGTCCGATTATCTGGAAAAAATGGATCATGTCACCGATGCGGCGGACCCGTCGTACGGCGACACGGAAATCCAGAACTACACGATCAACTTCGGCCCGCAGCATCCGGCTGCGCACGGCGTTCTGCGTCTGGTCATGGAGCTGGACGGTGAAATCGTCGAGCGCTGCGACCCGCATGTCGGCCTGCTGCATCGCGGCACCGAGAAGCTGATCGAGTACAAGACCTATATGCAGGCGCTGCCCTATTTCGACCGGCTGGACTATTGTTCGCCGCTCGGCATGGAGCACTCCTATGTGCTGGCGGTCGAAAAGCTGCTGAACCTGGAAGTGCCGCTGCGCGCGCAATATCTGCGCGTGTTCTTCGCGGAACTGACCCGTATCTGCAATCACATGCTGAACCTCGGATCGCACGTCATGGACGTCGGCGCGATGACGCCGAACCTGTGGTTGTTCGAAATCCGCGAGGACTGTCTCAACTTCTTCGAGCGCGCCTCGGGTGCCCGCATGCACTCGGCCTATTTCCGGCCGGGCGGCGTGCATCAGGATGTGCCGCTCAAGCTGCTGACTGACATTGCCGACTGGCTCGACACCCGTCTGCCGCGCCTGTTCGAGGACGCGATGAGCCTGGTCGTCGACAACCGCATCTTCAAGCAGCGCAATGTCGATATCTCGATCGTCAGCAAGGAAGACGCGCTGAAGTGGGGCTTCTCCGGTCCCATGCTGCGTGGCTCGGGCATCGCCTGGGACATCCGCAAGGCGCAACCCTACGACGTATATGACCGCATGGACTTCGACGTTCCGGTCGGCACCGCCTATGACTGCTATGACCGGTTCATGGTCCGCGTCGAGGAAGTGCGCCAGTCCGCGCGCATCATGAAGCAGTGCCTCAGCGAAATGCCCGAAGGGCCGATCGCCAGCTTCGACCGCAAGGTCTCACCGCCCAAGCGCGGCGAGATGAAGCGGGACATGGAAGCGCTGATCCACCACTTCAAGCTCTATACCGAGGGCTTCCACGTCCCGGCGGGCGAAGTCTATGTGGCGACCGAAAGCCCCAAGGGCGAATTCGGCGTCTATCTGGTCAGCGACGGCTCCAACAAGCCCTATCGCTGCAAGATCCGCCCGACCGCCTTCTCGCACCTGCAAGCTATGGACTTCATGATGAAGGGCCACATGCTCGCCGACACCACCGCTGTACTGGGCGCGATGGACATCGTGTTCGGAGAATGTGACCGATAA
- a CDS encoding NAD(P)H-dependent oxidoreductase subunit E, which yields MADAVHIPDEAETRARWGAFEWTPENAEQAKKVIARYPAGRQQSAVMPLLDLAQRQVGAETQTNGWLPVPVMEYIGRQLDMPYMRVYEVATFYTMYNLAPVGRYHVQVCGTTPCMLRGSDDVFAACKNKGLVKGGTTPDGLFTLNEVECLGACANAPMVQINDDNFEDLTYDSTIAILETLAAGGQPKIGPQIDRQTSAPEGGPTTLKEMVGENHDYRGQWNEGATA from the coding sequence ATGGCTGACGCAGTTCATATCCCCGATGAGGCCGAAACCCGCGCGCGCTGGGGCGCGTTCGAGTGGACGCCCGAAAATGCCGAGCAGGCGAAGAAGGTCATCGCGCGCTATCCCGCCGGTCGCCAGCAGTCGGCGGTGATGCCGCTGCTCGATCTGGCCCAGCGCCAGGTCGGTGCGGAAACGCAGACCAATGGCTGGCTGCCGGTTCCGGTCATGGAATATATCGGGCGTCAGCTCGATATGCCGTACATGCGCGTCTATGAGGTCGCGACCTTCTACACCATGTACAATCTGGCACCGGTCGGCCGCTACCATGTGCAGGTCTGCGGCACGACGCCGTGCATGCTGCGCGGGTCGGACGATGTCTTTGCCGCGTGCAAGAACAAGGGCCTGGTCAAGGGCGGCACGACCCCCGACGGCCTGTTCACCCTCAATGAGGTCGAATGCCTTGGTGCCTGCGCCAACGCGCCGATGGTCCAGATCAACGACGATAACTTCGAAGATCTGACCTACGACAGCACCATCGCCATCCTGGAAACGCTGGCCGCCGGCGGCCAGCCCAAGATCGGCCCGCAGATCGATCGCCAGACCAGCGCGCCGGAAGGTGGCCCGACCACCCTCAAGGAGATGGTCGGCGAAAATCACGATTATCGTGGTCAATGGAACGAAGGAGCGACGGCATGA
- the nuoF gene encoding NADH-quinone oxidoreductase subunit NuoF, giving the protein MTDAPAPAPFVGPLSDKDRIFTNVHGFQDWGVDAAMKRGDWDNTKKLMEIGQDAIIDTIKASNLRGRGGAGFPTGMKWSFMPKESKDGRPSFLVINADESEPGSCKDREIIRHDPHKLIEGALIAGFAMRARAAYIYIRGEFIYEAKVLFAAVEQAYEKGFIGKNACGSGYDFDVFVHRGAGAYICGEETAQIESIEGKKGQPRLKPPFPAGAGLYGCPTTVNNVESIAVAPTILRRGAAWFNGFGRENNRGTKLFQISGHVNKPCVVEESMSIPFRELIDRHCGGIRGGWDNLLAVIPGGSSVPLVPAKEIMDAPMDFDGLRALGSGLGTAAVIVMDKSTDIVRAISRLSYFYKHESCGQCTPCREGTGWMWRVMERLRTGDADQSEIDMLFQVTKQVEGHTICALGDAAAWPIQGLIRHFRPEIERRINENKGSAPVMEAAE; this is encoded by the coding sequence ATGACCGATGCACCCGCACCGGCCCCCTTCGTCGGGCCGCTGTCCGACAAGGACCGCATCTTCACCAACGTCCACGGCTTCCAGGATTGGGGTGTCGACGCCGCGATGAAGCGTGGCGATTGGGACAATACCAAGAAGCTGATGGAAATCGGCCAGGACGCGATCATCGACACCATCAAGGCGTCGAACCTGCGCGGCCGTGGTGGCGCCGGCTTCCCGACCGGCATGAAGTGGAGCTTCATGCCCAAGGAAAGCAAGGACGGCCGTCCCAGCTTCCTCGTCATCAACGCTGACGAATCCGAACCGGGTTCCTGCAAGGACCGCGAAATCATCCGCCACGATCCGCATAAGCTGATCGAAGGCGCGCTGATCGCCGGTTTCGCGATGCGGGCGCGCGCCGCCTACATCTATATCCGCGGCGAATTCATCTATGAGGCGAAGGTGCTCTTCGCCGCCGTCGAGCAGGCCTATGAAAAGGGCTTCATCGGCAAGAATGCCTGCGGTTCGGGCTATGATTTCGACGTGTTCGTCCATCGTGGCGCCGGCGCCTATATCTGCGGCGAGGAAACCGCCCAGATCGAAAGCATCGAGGGCAAGAAGGGCCAGCCCCGCCTGAAGCCGCCTTTCCCGGCCGGCGCGGGCCTCTATGGCTGCCCTACCACCGTCAACAACGTGGAATCGATCGCGGTTGCGCCGACGATCCTGCGTCGCGGCGCCGCCTGGTTCAACGGCTTTGGCCGAGAGAATAATCGCGGCACCAAGCTGTTCCAGATCAGCGGTCATGTGAACAAGCCCTGCGTCGTCGAGGAATCGATGTCGATCCCGTTCCGTGAACTGATCGACCGCCATTGCGGCGGCATCCGTGGCGGCTGGGACAATCTGCTCGCGGTCATTCCGGGCGGGTCGTCGGTGCCGCTGGTTCCTGCGAAGGAAATCATGGACGCACCGATGGACTTTGACGGTCTGCGCGCGCTGGGCTCGGGCCTGGGCACCGCCGCTGTCATCGTCATGGACAAGTCGACCGACATCGTTCGCGCCATTTCGCGTCTCTCCTACTTCTACAAGCATGAGAGCTGCGGCCAGTGCACGCCGTGCCGCGAAGGCACCGGCTGGATGTGGCGCGTCATGGAGCGTTTGCGCACCGGCGACGCCGACCAGAGCGAAATCGACATGCTGTTCCAGGTGACCAAGCAGGTTGAAGGCCACACCATCTGTGCGCTTGGCGACGCGGCGGCATGGCCGATCCAGGGGCTGATCCGGCACTTCCGTCCGGAAATCGAGCGCCGGATCAACGAGAACAAGGGTAGTGCCCCCGTCATGGAGGCAGCGGAGTAA